One genomic segment of Arachis duranensis cultivar V14167 chromosome 4, aradu.V14167.gnm2.J7QH, whole genome shotgun sequence includes these proteins:
- the LOC107486648 gene encoding UDP-glycosyltransferase 83A1-like encodes MGIPHFLAIPFPVLGHINPLTQFSNVLTKHGCKVTFLHTEFSHKRAKIAAGYAQDNNLKGCSNINFVTLPDGLDPEDDRSDIVKLLVSMERSMPLLLPKLIEDINALDVNNKITCIVVTISMGWALHVAHKLGIKGAFLFPFSATTSASVYCIPRFMHDGTIDSDGIPTKKQEIQLSPNMPMMDTKNLPWVSLGKIFFDNIVQDVMHNMELAEWWLCNSAYDLEPGAFSISPKFLPIGPLIESDNNNNKSSSFWQEDTTCLEWLDQQQPQSVVYISFGSLAVMESNQLKELALALDLIDKPFLWVVRTSNDDNKGNNTYPNEFHGSKGKIVSWAPQKKVLNHSAIACFISHCGWNSVIESVSSGVPFSCCPFSSDQFWNKSYICEVWKVGIGLDKDENGFISKEEIRKKVEQLLQDETIKERSLKLKQVIRNNLVEAGQSSKNHKMFINWAK; translated from the exons ATGGGAATCCCTCACTTTCTTGCTATACCATTTCCAGTGTTAGGACACATTAATCCCCTAACACAATTCTCTAATGTTCTAACCAAACATGGTTGCAAGGTCACTTTCCTACACACTGAGTTCAGCCACAAAAGGGCTAAAATTGCTGCTGGTTATGCACAAGACAACAACCTCAAAGGTTGTTCAAACATAAATTTTGTGACTCTCCCAGATGGTTTGGACCCTGAAGATGATAGAAGTGATATTGTGAAATTGCTTGTCTCTATGGAAAGATCCATGCCTCTTTTGCTTCCAAAGCTCATAGAAGATATCAATGCCTTGGatgttaataataaaatcacTTGCATTGTTGTCACAATTAGTATGGGTTGGGCCTTGCATGTTGCTCACAAATTGGGAATCAAAGGAGCTTTTCTCTTTCCATTCTCAGCAACTACTTCAGCCTCCGTTTATTGTATCCCAAGATTCATGCATGATGGAACTATTGATTCAGATG GAATCCCCACCAAGAAACAAGAAATTCAACTTTCTCCAAATATGCCTATGATGGACACAAAAAATTTACCATGGGTTAGCCTAGGTAAGATTTTCTTTGATAATATTGTGCAAGATGTGATGCATAATATGGAATTAGCAGAATGGTGGCTTTGCAATAGTGCCTATGATCTTGAGCCAGGAGCATTCTCCATATCACCAAAGTTCCTACCAATTGGACCATTGATTGAAAgtgacaacaacaacaacaaaagttCTTCATTTTGGCAAGAGGACACAACATGCTTAGAATGGTTggatcaacaacaacctcaatctGTTGTATATATTTCATTTGGTAGCTTGGCAGTTATGGAATCTAACCAACTCAAAGAATTAGCACTTGCACTTGATCTCATTGACAAGCCTTTTCTTTGGGTTGTAAGAACAAGTAATGATGATAACAAGGGAAATAACACATACCCAAATGAATTTCATGGAAGTAAAGGTAAAATTGTTAGTTGGGCACCACAGAAAAAAGTACTGAACCACTCTGCAATTGCTTGTTTCATAAGTCATTGCGGTTGGAATTCAGTTATTGAAAGTGTGTCCAGTGGTGTTCCATTCTCGTGTTGTCCATTTTCCAGTGATCAATTTTGGAACAAGTCATACATTTGTGAGGTGTGGAAAGTTGGAATTGGACTAGACAAAGATGAAAATGGATTCATATCAAAGGAAGAGATAAGGAAGAAGGTTGAGCAATTGCTTCAAGATGAAACCATAAAGGAAAGGTCTTTGAAATTGAAGCAAGTGATAAGGAACAACTTAGTTGAAGCTGGCCAGTcttcaaaaaatcataaaatgttTATCAATTGGGCAAAATGA